The Eleginops maclovinus isolate JMC-PN-2008 ecotype Puerto Natales chromosome 3, JC_Emac_rtc_rv5, whole genome shotgun sequence genome includes a region encoding these proteins:
- the tent5aa gene encoding terminal nucleotidyltransferase 5A, whose amino-acid sequence MSEDDSSSTTSSMSDAEASNVSVLNWEQVQRLDAILSETIPIHGRGNFPTLEMQPRQIVKVVRSRMEEKKIHVRDVRLNGSAASHILHGDSGLGFKDLDLIFCADMKGESDFQIVKDIVLDCLLDFLPDCVNKEKISPLTLKEAYVQKMVKVCNDSDRWSLISLSNNRGKNVELKFVDSLRRQFEFSVDSFQIKLDSLLLFYECSENPMAETFHPTIMGESVYGDFGEALDHLRHKLICTRNPEEIRGGGLLKYCHLLVRGFRAASETEMKSLQRYMCSRFFIDFPDIGEQQRKLESYLQNHFVGLEDRKYDYLMTLHGVVNESTVCLMGHERRQTLGLIAMLAVRVLAEQNVIPNVANVTCYYQPAPYVADGNFSNYYIAQVQPVFACQQHAYSTWLPCN is encoded by the exons ATGTCAGAGGACGATAGTAGCTCCACCACCAGCAGTATGTCCGACGCCGAAGCCAGCAACGTCAGCGTCCTCAACTGGGAGCAAGTGCAGCGGCTGGACGCCATCCTGTCGGAGACCATCCCGATCCACGGCCGGGGGAACTTCCCCACTCTGGAGATGCAGCCGCGGCAGATAGTAAAAGTAGTGCGTAGTCGGATGGAGGAGAAAAAGATCCACGTCCGGGATGTTCGGTTAAACGGCTCTGCAGCCAGCCACATTCTGCACGGAGACAGCGGACTGGGCTTTAAGGATCTTGACCTGATATTTTGCGCAGATATGAAAGGGGAAAGTGATTTCCAGATTGTGAAGGACATAGTTTTGGACTGTCTCCTGGATTTTTTACCCGACTGTGTGAATAAGGAGAAAATAAGCCCGTTAACGTTAAAG GAGGCCTATGTTCAGAAGATGGTGAAGGTGTGTAATGACTCAGATCGCTGGAGTCTCATCTCCCTCTCCAACAACCGAGGAAAGAATGTGGAGCTGAAGTTCGTGGACTCTCTCCGGCGACAGTTTGAGTTCAGCGTGGACTCCTTCCAGATCAAACTGGACtccctgctgctgttctacGAGTGCTCAGAGAACCCCATGGCCGAGACCTTCCACCCCACCATCATGGGTGAGAGTGTGTACGGGGACTTCGGCGAGGCCCTGGACCACCTACGCCACAAATTAATCTGCACCAGGAACCCCGAGGAGATCCGAGGCGGGGGTCTGCTGAAGTACTGTCACCTGCTGGTGAGGGGTTTCCGGGCCGCCTCTGAGACGGAGATGAAGTCCCTGCAGCGATACATGTGCTCACGTTTCTTCATCGACTTCCCTGATATCGGTGAGCAGCAACGCAAGCTGGAATCCTACCTTCAGAACCACTTTGTGGGCCTGGAGGACCGCAAGTACGACTACCTGATGACCCTGCACGGGGTCGTCAACGAGAGCACGGTGTGCCTGATGGGACACGAGAGGCGGCAGACCTTGGGCCTCATAGCCATGCTCGCGGTGCGCGTTCTCGCCGAGCAGAACGTCATCCCAAACGTGGCCAACGTCACATGTTACTACCAACCTGCTCCTTACGTGGCAGATGGCAACTTCAGTAACTACTACATAGCGCAGGTACAGCCGGTGTTTGCTTGCCAGCAGCATGCATACTCCACCTGGCTGCCCTGTAACTGA